The Clostridioides difficile genome has a segment encoding these proteins:
- a CDS encoding ROK family protein has product MYYIGVDIGGTGIQAGVVDNQGKILFRTECKTVIEKGFEGILDDIKIMIDKLLEENNLNMGDIKSIGFGVPGFINKKGLVTCVNLKWDGKDFKNELKRRFPNIEVNGENDATVAALGESMFGSMKGADVGVLYTLGTGVGGGIVINKKVFSGAHGLGSEIGHQVIGENYFDCNCGNNGCVETFCSATAIIKYSQKLIQEGRKSRILDLAEGDLENINAKMVFDAYRENDIVAIEVITRFKTYLAKTFANTVNTLDPEIISIGGGVSKASDIILDGIEDLVRKFILYKKEDIAKIVCATLGSDAGIIGAAFL; this is encoded by the coding sequence ATGTATTATATAGGTGTAGACATTGGAGGAACAGGCATACAAGCAGGTGTGGTTGATAATCAAGGAAAGATACTTTTTAGAACAGAATGTAAAACTGTGATTGAAAAGGGATTTGAAGGAATATTAGATGATATAAAAATAATGATTGATAAACTGTTAGAAGAAAACAATCTAAATATGGGAGATATAAAATCTATTGGATTTGGTGTACCTGGATTTATAAATAAAAAAGGGTTAGTAACTTGTGTAAACTTAAAATGGGATGGAAAAGATTTTAAGAATGAACTTAAAAGAAGATTTCCAAATATAGAAGTTAATGGCGAGAATGATGCAACAGTAGCAGCACTTGGAGAATCAATGTTTGGAAGTATGAAAGGTGCAGATGTTGGAGTTTTATATACTTTAGGAACTGGAGTAGGTGGAGGAATAGTAATTAATAAAAAAGTTTTTTCTGGAGCACATGGATTAGGCTCAGAAATAGGGCATCAAGTAATAGGAGAAAACTATTTTGATTGTAACTGTGGAAATAATGGTTGTGTGGAAACTTTCTGTTCAGCAACTGCCATTATAAAGTATTCTCAAAAACTTATACAAGAAGGTAGAAAAAGCAGGATTTTAGATTTAGCAGAAGGAGATTTAGAAAACATAAATGCAAAGATGGTGTTTGATGCATATAGAGAAAATGATATTGTTGCGATTGAAGTAATAACTAGATTTAAAACTTATTTAGCAAAAACATTTGCAAATACAGTAAATACATTAGACCCAGAAATTATATCAATTGGAGGCGGAGTTTCTAAAGCAAGTGATATAATACTTGATGGAATTGAAGACTTGGTGAGAAAGTTTATTTTATACAAAAAAGAAGATATAGCAAAAATTGTATGTGCAACCTTAGGTTCAGATGCGGGAATTATAGGAGCAGCCTTTTTATAA
- a CDS encoding MFS transporter, translated as MSKINAKRTLFLVAIGSGTMLNPLNSSMISLALHSIQNDFHISFTTVSWMVSAFYLASAIAQPVSGKIGDLIGRKVLFLSGLILVSFSAFMVPFTQSFFVLIFIRVIQAIGTSTLYPSGVALIQNNIKERQSSALAVLTIFASTTAGLGPTLGGVLLDLGGWHAIFLVNIPIVMVAICLGYFLFPKEVKEKKSIKETFKNVLSRLDIVGIVLFSVAMIFILLFLLSAKESFNLEQFVLGLILMCIFIWHELRTRLPFIDIKLFLSNPKLSKVYLQFIILNFFNYILFFGLPSYFQDALHYSAKSTGLFMLFMSGIGIFISPLTGKWIDKSGTRVPLIMSSIFMLISAMLLSVIFIQIPVIGKGIILSLAGISYGIGNVALQSSMFKESPPDSIGTASGLFQTSRYLGSIFATVLLGMVFEATITSGQFKILGYVMVILGTISFLLNFVLKKELGKVK; from the coding sequence ATGAGTAAGATAAATGCTAAAAGAACTCTTTTTTTAGTAGCTATAGGCTCAGGAACTATGTTGAATCCTCTTAATTCATCTATGATTTCGCTTGCTTTACATAGCATACAAAACGATTTTCATATTAGTTTTACAACTGTGTCTTGGATGGTTTCAGCATTTTACTTAGCTAGTGCTATTGCACAGCCAGTTTCAGGAAAGATTGGAGATTTAATAGGTAGAAAAGTTTTATTTTTAAGTGGTTTAATACTCGTAAGTTTTTCAGCATTTATGGTACCATTTACTCAATCATTCTTTGTATTGATTTTTATAAGAGTAATTCAAGCTATTGGAACAAGTACATTGTATCCATCTGGAGTTGCTCTTATACAAAATAATATAAAGGAAAGACAATCTTCTGCATTAGCAGTTTTAACTATTTTCGCTTCAACTACAGCAGGGTTAGGGCCAACTCTAGGTGGAGTATTGCTTGACTTAGGAGGATGGCATGCTATATTTCTTGTAAATATACCAATTGTGATGGTTGCCATCTGCCTAGGATATTTTTTATTTCCAAAAGAAGTAAAAGAGAAAAAAAGTATAAAAGAAACTTTTAAGAATGTTTTATCGAGATTAGACATTGTTGGTATAGTTTTATTTTCAGTTGCAATGATTTTTATATTACTATTCTTATTGTCAGCTAAGGAGTCTTTTAATTTAGAGCAATTTGTACTAGGATTAATTTTGATGTGCATTTTTATTTGGCATGAATTGAGAACGAGATTACCCTTTATAGATATTAAACTTTTTTTGAGTAATCCTAAGCTATCAAAGGTATATTTACAATTTATTATATTAAATTTCTTCAATTATATATTATTTTTTGGTCTTCCAAGTTATTTTCAAGATGCGCTACATTATAGTGCTAAATCAACTGGACTATTTATGTTGTTCATGTCTGGTATAGGAATTTTCATATCTCCATTGACTGGGAAATGGATAGACAAATCTGGAACTAGAGTACCTCTTATAATGTCATCAATTTTTATGCTGATTAGCGCAATGCTTCTTTCAGTAATTTTTATTCAAATACCAGTAATAGGCAAGGGGATAATTTTATCATTAGCAGGTATTAGTTATGGAATTGGTAATGTAGCCTTACAATCTTCAATGTTTAAAGAAAGTCCTCCTGATAGTATAGGTACAGCCTCTGGTCTTTTTCAAACTAGCCGTTATTTAGGTTCTATTTTTGCAACTGTATTGCTTGGAATGGTATTTGAAGCAACTATAACATCAGGACAATTTAAAATATTAGGATATGTTATGGTTATTTTAGGTACAATAAGTTTTTTATTGAATTTTGTTTTAAAGAAAGAATTAGGAAAAGTAAAATAG
- a CDS encoding helix-turn-helix domain-containing protein translates to MEDLKSFFEKQLNKKINIYPYKNQSLDANSHLVTFNDTVYVIDFLDENNFDNLSGHFYLIYQPHIDFEYLKGIFYNLYDDINIMQHSSFFVVNSKYNLDINVTTQNIIETETYQSTYIFYLGELDNKSDFNFRLQLCSDLLPHIVRDNAKDKFLNLFDLIRYKTLDLINKDEALNRLIDFNKIKSIDEELLYTGIKFISNDLNISKTSSDMFLHRNTLVYRLEKINEILNLDLKNFENAMIFYLNVKSYFLYKKI, encoded by the coding sequence ATGGAAGACTTGAAAAGTTTTTTTGAAAAACAACTCAATAAAAAAATAAATATTTACCCTTATAAAAATCAAAGTTTAGATGCCAATAGTCATTTAGTTACTTTTAATGATACTGTTTATGTTATTGATTTTTTAGATGAAAATAACTTTGATAATCTAAGTGGTCACTTTTATTTAATTTATCAACCACATATAGATTTTGAATATCTAAAAGGTATTTTTTATAACTTATATGATGATATAAATATAATGCAACATAGTAGTTTTTTTGTAGTAAACTCTAAATATAATTTAGACATTAATGTCACTACACAAAATATAATTGAAACTGAAACCTATCAAAGTACTTATATTTTCTATCTTGGAGAGTTGGATAACAAATCTGATTTTAATTTTAGATTACAATTATGCTCTGATTTACTACCTCATATTGTAAGAGATAATGCTAAAGATAAATTTTTAAATTTATTTGACCTCATTAGATATAAAACTTTAGATTTAATTAACAAAGATGAAGCCCTTAATAGATTGATAGACTTCAATAAGATAAAGTCTATTGATGAAGAACTTCTATATACAGGAATAAAATTTATAAGTAATGACTTAAACATCTCTAAAACATCTAGTGATATGTTTTTACATAGAAATACACTAGTATATAGGCTAGAAAAAATTAATGAAATACTCAACCTTGATTTAAAAAACTTTGAGAACGCAATGATTTTTTATCTAAATGTAAAATCTTATTTTCTATATAAAAAAATTTAA
- the ugpC gene encoding sn-glycerol-3-phosphate ABC transporter ATP-binding protein UgpC, with translation MSEVILKDISKLYSNGFNAVKNINIDIKDKEFIVLVGPSGCGKSTTLRMIAGLEEISSGELYIGDKLVNDIEPKDRDIAMVFQNYALYPHLSVYENMAFALKLRKMPKDEIDKKVKEAARILDLVSLLDKKPKTLSGGQRQRVALGRAIVRNPKVFLMDEPLSNLDAKLRTAMRTEITKLHQQLGTTFIYVTHDQVEAMTMADRIVVMKDGVVQQIATPQDVYDYPANVFVAGFIGAPQMNFINVTLIEENEEIYAKNKYIKIKLNREKHYDLIKDNYIGKEVIMGIRPEDIHIEDIFVKANQDTCFKSTVEIKELMGAETYAHLKLDVNTITIRFDSKNRVDVGDSLTLSVDNNRIHLFDKETDLAIR, from the coding sequence ATGTCAGAAGTAATCTTAAAAGATATATCAAAACTTTATTCTAATGGATTTAATGCAGTAAAAAATATAAATATAGATATTAAAGATAAGGAATTCATCGTTTTAGTAGGACCATCTGGTTGTGGTAAATCAACAACACTCAGAATGATTGCTGGTCTTGAAGAGATATCTTCTGGAGAATTATATATAGGAGATAAACTTGTCAATGATATAGAACCAAAAGATAGAGATATAGCAATGGTTTTTCAAAATTATGCTTTATACCCTCACTTATCTGTTTATGAAAATATGGCATTTGCACTTAAACTTAGAAAAATGCCAAAAGATGAAATAGATAAAAAAGTTAAAGAAGCTGCTAGAATATTGGATTTAGTCTCTCTTTTAGATAAAAAACCTAAAACATTATCTGGAGGTCAGAGACAAAGAGTTGCTCTAGGGCGTGCAATAGTTAGAAACCCTAAGGTATTCTTAATGGATGAACCTTTATCTAATTTAGATGCAAAACTGAGAACCGCCATGAGAACAGAAATAACTAAGTTACATCAGCAACTTGGAACTACATTTATCTATGTAACACATGACCAAGTTGAAGCTATGACTATGGCTGATAGAATAGTGGTAATGAAAGATGGTGTGGTACAACAGATTGCAACTCCACAAGATGTATACGACTATCCAGCTAATGTATTTGTTGCAGGATTTATTGGAGCTCCACAAATGAACTTTATTAATGTCACATTAATAGAAGAGAATGAAGAAATATATGCTAAAAACAAATACATTAAGATAAAATTAAATAGAGAAAAACACTATGATTTGATAAAAGACAACTATATTGGAAAAGAAGTTATTATGGGTATTAGACCAGAAGATATACATATAGAAGATATTTTTGTTAAAGCTAATCAAGATACTTGCTTTAAATCAACAGTTGAAATAAAAGAACTTATGGGTGCAGAGACTTATGCTCATTTAAAATTAGATGTAAATACAATAACAATTCGATTTGACAGCAAAAATAGAGTTGATGTTGGTGATAGTTTAACTCTTTCAGTTGATAATAATAGAATACACTTATTTGACAAAGAAACTGACTTAGCTATAAGATAA
- the prmA gene encoding 50S ribosomal protein L11 methyltransferase has translation MNNWIEITIKTTTEAVEPITNILYEQGAGGAVIEDPKDFLFQKKNELDWDYVEEEVFKKNEEDDVLIKTYVSEEKNVMEFVEIIKQKVLGLKDFGIDIGEGSVSLDQVNEADWANAWKAYYKPTKVGQRVVVKPTWEDYNMQEGDLIIELDPGMAFGTGTHETTSMCIRELEKYVNKDSKVFDIGCGSGILAIAAAKLGAKEVVAVDLDEVAVKVAKENVIENKVEENVSVMHGNLTDVIKDKADVIVANIIADIIKILAKDVQNFMKEDAIFISSGIILDKVEEVKESLVENRFEIVEVQKLGEWSAIVSKLKK, from the coding sequence ATGAATAATTGGATAGAAATAACTATAAAAACAACAACAGAAGCAGTTGAGCCAATAACAAATATACTATATGAACAAGGAGCTGGAGGTGCTGTAATAGAAGACCCAAAAGATTTCTTATTTCAAAAGAAAAATGAATTAGATTGGGATTATGTAGAAGAAGAAGTATTTAAAAAGAACGAAGAAGATGATGTACTAATAAAGACGTATGTGTCAGAAGAAAAAAATGTAATGGAATTTGTCGAAATTATAAAGCAAAAAGTTTTAGGTCTAAAAGATTTTGGTATAGATATAGGTGAAGGAAGTGTGTCATTAGACCAAGTAAATGAAGCTGACTGGGCAAATGCATGGAAAGCATACTATAAACCAACAAAAGTAGGACAAAGGGTAGTAGTAAAACCTACGTGGGAAGATTACAATATGCAAGAAGGGGATTTGATAATAGAGCTTGACCCTGGTATGGCCTTTGGGACAGGAACACATGAGACTACTAGTATGTGTATTAGAGAATTAGAGAAATATGTAAATAAAGATTCTAAAGTATTTGATATTGGTTGTGGTAGCGGAATTCTTGCAATAGCAGCAGCTAAATTAGGAGCAAAAGAAGTTGTAGCTGTAGATTTAGACGAAGTTGCAGTAAAAGTTGCAAAAGAAAATGTGATTGAAAATAAAGTTGAAGAAAATGTATCTGTAATGCATGGTAATTTAACCGATGTAATAAAAGATAAAGCTGATGTTATAGTTGCAAATATAATAGCTGATATAATAAAAATACTTGCAAAAGATGTGCAAAACTTTATGAAAGAGGATGCTATATTCATATCTTCAGGTATAATTTTGGACAAAGTAGAGGAAGTTAAAGAAAGTTTAGTCGAAAATAGATTTGAAATAGTTGAGGTTCAAAAACTAGGTGAATGGTCGGCAATAGTTTCTAAACTGAAAAAGTAA